In the genome of Herpetosiphon gulosus, the window AAAGCTGGGTTGCTTCCCAAGCTGGGCCGGTGGTTTCGTTGAATTCGCTAAATTCTGGCTGCTGGGTTGCGAGCCGTTGCAAAGCTCGCAGATAGCGGCGCAGCGAACGGCGATAATTGCGAGCCAAATTGGCAGTAATTTGCAACAGCCATGGTTTCAACGGTCGCGATTGATCAAATTGATGCTGCATGCGCAGTGCTCGCATAAGCGTTTCCTGAGCTAAATCTTCGGCAATCGTCGCATCGCCCACCATGAGATAGGCCAAGCGAAAGATCGCCGTTTGATGGGCGAGAATGTGGGTTGCCCATGCTTGGGCGATATCAGCGTGTGGCGCTTGCTCCACGGCAACTCCTGATTGAGTGGCTTTGATATGTTCTACACCGCTCAGATCAAATTGGTTCCATGTCATATTTCATAATCTTTAGATCGCAGTATGAACGTGTTGGCAATCCGTGGCAGTGGTACAATCGGGAGAAGTTATTTTTTTATGGGGATTTTTCGGCATGCTCAATCTCAAGCAGCTCAAGCTTGTTTTGCTCGATATGGATGGGGTGCTGCATCGCGGCGGGGAGATTTTACCAGGTGCGGCGGAATTGACGACTGTGCTTGATCGCTTAGGCTTAGGCTATGCCTGTTTGACCAATAATTCATCGCAATTACCTGCTACCTTCGCCTACCATCTGCACGATTTGGGGGTTGCGATTGCGGCTGAGCATGTGATCACCTCATCAACTGCCACAGCCACGCTGTTGCGCAGGCGC includes:
- a CDS encoding sigma-70 family RNA polymerase sigma factor, with amino-acid sequence MTWNQFDLSGVEHIKATQSGVAVEQAPHADIAQAWATHILAHQTAIFRLAYLMVGDATIAEDLAQETLMRALRMQHQFDQSRPLKPWLLQITANLARNYRRSLRRYLRALQRLATQQPEFSEFNETTGPAWEATQLWQAISRLAQREQEVIYLRYFLELSEQETAQALGIAQGTVKSRLHRALVRLREVVDGEFPELRTERCA